One stretch of Pomacea canaliculata isolate SZHN2017 linkage group LG1, ASM307304v1, whole genome shotgun sequence DNA includes these proteins:
- the LOC112568719 gene encoding caspase-7-like, protein MISCNVTMAADLEDVSNSNTGYLKETEDLEDDEPEGVKDFLKKKYKQVKKAFRRSGKKERPLNMATTDDKEDGSRTEVSPIVEDPDEYNFSHSRRGLALIIDNENFTSASRLPSRQGSDKDLTSLGDMFNRLGFEVEGYKDLKGEDMWKVLTEAAGWKWHKDSDCLAVAILSHGGEMKWPQLWNHRKEILRQDFIFGVDGQYLLTSSIMDCFNDDNCPALKGKPRLFFLQACRGENVDPGQDIAVVSDKPEGLHMGLNTPHGTYGANGSVSGDTIEQSEADTRPTQGQITHDTGSGDAESQGQRNDANEEERDETNKDRPAVSLVDIYNDFLVMYATLPGYYAWRRPTGSWFVQSLCTVFGTYRPRMSLIQALTRVTGMVTTLYESVNKKNPHESGMKQTPVIQTRLLKDVYFT, encoded by the exons ATGATCAGCTGCAATGTAACCATGGCTGCCGACTTGGAAGATGTGTCCAATTCTAACACAGGTTacttgaaagaaacagaagattTGGAAGATGATg AACCAGAGGGagtaaaggattttttaaagaaaaaatacaaacaagttaaaaaagCATTTAGAAG GTcaggtaaaaaagaaagaccaCTCAATATGGCAACTACAGATGATAAGGAAGATGGGTCAAGGACTGAAGTATCACCAATAGTAGAAGATCCTGATGAATACAATTTCTCACACAGCAGAAGAGGCCTTGCACTCATTATTGACAATGAGAACTTTACTTCTGCATCTAGACTGCCAAGTCGCCAAGGTTCTGATAAAGATTTGACATCCCTAGGAGACATGTTTAATAGGTTGGGGTTTGAAGTGGAGGGCTACAAGGATCTCAAAGGCGAAGACATGTGGAAGGTTCTGACTGAAG CGGCAGGCTGGAAATGGCACAAAGACTCTGACTGTCTGGCTGTGGCCATTTTATCTCATGGAGGTGAAATGAAATGGCCACAGCTTTGGAACCACCGGAAAGAGATTTTACggcaggattttatttttggagtagATGGACAGTATTTACTGACATCCTCAATAATGGATTGCTTCAATGATGATAACTGCCCAGCTTTAAAAGGGAAGCCACGTCTGTTTTTTCTGCAG GCCTGCCGTGGGGAGAATGTAGACCCTGGTCAGGACATTGCTGTTGTGTCAGATAAGCCTGAAGGCCTTCATATGGGCCTTAACACTCCACATGGGACATATGGAGCTAATGGATCAGTTAGTGGAGACACCATTGAACAAAGTGAGGCAGATACCAGACCTACACAGGGGCAGATCACTCACGACACAGGTAGTGGGGATGCAGAATCACAGGGGCAGAGGAATGATgccaatgaagaagaaagagatgagacAAATAAGGACAGACCAGCAGTCTCACTTGTTGATATCTATAATGACTTCCTTGTAATGTATGCCACATTACCAG GTTACTATGCTTGGCGCCGTCCAACAGGTTCATGGTTTGTTCAGTCTCTGTGTACTGTCTTCGGGACGTACAGACCTAGAATGTCTTTGATACAAGCATTGACTCGTGTGACTGGCATGGTAACCACTTTGTATgaatcagtaaacaaaaaaaatccacatgaGTCTGGTATGAAGCAGACTCCTGTTATTCAAACAAGACTATTAAAGGATGTCTACTTCACATAA